The genome window ATACTCGCACACCTACCAAAAGCTATTATCCCATTGAGATAAATAGCTATCGTGGGAATGAATATGGCTAAAATTGAATTAACAGATGGAGTTTACTGGGTCGGCGTCGTGGACTGGAACCTGCGTGATTTCCACGGGTACACCACGCCCCGCGGAGGAACGTACAACGCTTACCTCATCGTGGATGAGAAAGTTGCGCTTGTGGATACCGTAAAACATGGTTTTGCAGGCGAGATGATCGAACGTATAAAAGAGATTATAGATCCCTCGAAGATTGATTACATCGTCTCAAACCATGTTGAAATGGACCACTCGGGTTCCCTGCCCGAAATAATGAAAATAGCAACGAATGCCCAGGTTATTGCTACTGAAAAAGGAAAGGAAGGGTTGGTTCGGCATTACAGGGCAAACTGGAATTTCAGGACTGTCAAGACAGGCGATGAACTTACGCTTGGCAAAAAGACGCTTACCTTTATCACTGCGCCGATGCTTCACTGGCCTGACAGCATGTTCACCTACATGAAAGAGGATAAAATCCTCCTGTCCAACGATGGGTTCGGGCAGCATCTTGCCTCATCGTTTCGGTTTGATGAAGATTTATGCAGCCTCCTTGGATATGAATGCGATACGGTGATGGATGAGGCTGCCAAGTATTATGCCAACATCCTGATGCCATTCGCAGGTATTATCCTTAAAAAAATAGAGGAGATCCAGAAACTGGGCATAGAGATTAAGATGATAGCGCCGTCGCACGGCATGATATGGACAAACCCGGGAAAGATAATCGACGCATATCTCAAATGGGCTCAAGGAATCTCAAAGCAAAAAGTCCTTATCATTTATGATACCATGTGGAGCAGCACCGAGATAATGGCCAATGAAATCCTGCGAGGGGTCGCCGATTCAGGAGTGGAGGCTGCACTATTCCATCTGCGCAAGAATGATTGGAGCGAAATAGTTAAAGAGGTACTTGAAGCCAGGGCAATAATTATAGGTTCGCCCACTTTGAATAACGGCATGTTCCCTACCGTTGGGGGATTCCTGACGTATCTTATGGGCTTGCGGCCCAAGAACAAGCTCTGGGCGACCTTCGGCTCCTACGGTTGGGCAGGCGGGGCTGTTAAGGCTGTAAACGAAAAATTAAAATCATCGGGATACGAACCCGTTGAGTCGCTGGAGGTGATTTTCAGACCTGATGAGCAGGATATGGCGAAGTGCTACGCACTTGGGCAGAAAATTGCTTCGATGGTTAAAACTAACTCGAGTTTTTAGTCCAGCCGAAGCGCTGGACACGCCTTCCGGAAGCATGATTCGAGTTTTTTAGTCCGGCCGAAGTGCCGGACACGCCCTCCCGAGGCGTGACTCGGGATTAACGAAACTGCATAGCCTGCGGCCTTATGAAATAGAGGCGGTAGCGAAGGCATTCCTTGAAATTGTCCCCTTTGAAGTCGCAGGGTTCAAGGTTGGCTGCCGTGCATTCGTTTCCAGAGTGGAAGGTACATTTTTCAGATGGCATTGTTCTGAGAATATAAGATATTAAAGGATATTATTAGTTTCGGTGCCTCAGCTAATCGTAGCTGCTTTTTTTCATTATCCATATCATTGTGAAAACATCTGCGAACCCCCTTTAAACAAGGACTTTTTTTGAGTTATTAAGGCAGCCTCAATCTGCAGCGAATCTGAGGAAACCTTAATAAATACTGATGATGTTTTCATGATGACCCCATGGGATGGGTCGGAAAATGGAGGATTTGAAAAATGTTGGTGAATGCGGCCATGATACTTATTGCGGGTATCATTATTTATTTTCTGGTGTATCATTTACGTGTCAAGAAAATTGACAGAGATGTAATGAAATGCGACCCGGCGCGTGCGACACCGGCAAAGGTCTACATGGACGGCGTGGAGTATTTCCCGACCAATAAGTTCGTGCTCTTCGGCTTCCAGTTCAAGAGCATAGCAGGGCTATCACCCGTGGTGGGAGCTATCACTGCAGCATTGCTGTGGGGCTGGCTTCCAGCGCTAATCTGGATACTTGTGGGGAATATCTTCATCGGCTGGGTGCAGGATTATTTTTCTTGCATGGTCTCGTTGAGGAACGAAGGCAAGAGCTTCGGTCCCCTGTCATACGAACTCATAAGTCCGCGCACAAGAAACATCCTTATGGTCTTCCTCGTTTTTTACCTGATCCTTATAATGGCTGCCTTCGCAAGCCTCGCGGCAGGGATGCTTAAGGCAAGCATTAATTCCATTCTCCCCACAGCAACTGTAATCTTTGCAGGTATATTTGTAGGCTTACTCATCCATAAATTAAGGATTAACCCCTTTGCTGGGACTGCGGCTGGCATCGTGTTGATCGTGGGCGGTATCTTTGCGGGCGCCGCGCTTCCTGTCAGCATCGGCGATGTCAATATCTGGCTCATTGCCATCCTTGCGATCTGTTTTATAGCTGCTCTCACGCCTATATGGAGCTTCACCCAGCCCACCATATACATGTTCTTCTATGTGGTGTTCTTCGGGCTTATAGCGCTTGTCGCTTCCCTGATTATCGGCCATCCTGATTATGTCATGCCGGATTACACGGATTTCTTTGCAGGATTTACGGGTTCAGCCGCAATGCCTCTCTGGCCCCTCCTTTTCGTCACCATAGCCTGTGGGTCTGTCTCGGGGTGGCACAGCCTGGTGAGCAGTTCTGCTACATCAAAGCAGATAGAGAACGAACGCGACGTCGCACCTGTGACAGCCGGTTCCATGCTTGCCGAAGGGGCACTTGCATTACTTGCGCTCTCCATCGTGGCCGTGCTCCCTGTAGCGGATACAAAGGGGCTTGCAGCTGCGTCAATATTCACAAAAGGGGCCGGGTCTCTTCTCGGGGGAAGTAATACGGCGCTGGCATACGTTGGGCTCATATTTATCGCCCTGGCGCTTGCCGTCATGATGCTTGTGGTGCGCCTCGGGAGGCTCACGATACATGAAATAGGTGGGGAAAAAGTGTCTCTGCTTGGTAACAAGTATATTGCCTCAATACTCTTCCTGGCGGTGACTTTTGTACTGGCTAGCCCAACCTTCGGAGGCACATGGTTTTATATCTGGGTTTTGTTCGGCGGGTCAAACCAGCTCATGGCAGGGCTTTCACTGATGCTTATTACGCTATGGCTTCTCGATACTAAAAAGGGCTGGATGATCTCAGGAGTCCCTGGAGCGTTCATGATTGTCACGACGATCGCGGCCCTGGGTTATGCGAGCTATCAGTCTCTTACAAAGGGATTTGCCTCAACTCCGATTGCAGCGGGGAACATAGTGGCAGGTATCATAGGAGTAATTCTGATAATCGCAGCACTTATCATGTGTATTGATATATACGGGGCTTTCAAGAGAAGAAAAAAGGTTCCCCAGTAAAATGAGGTGTAACAATGGATACGCAGAAAGATGAGAAAAAAAGATTTGCCTCCATAAAGAGCGCCATCAAGGACTTCGTATACGGGATGGCTGCCCACGACATGGTAACGTATTCGCTTCGCACGCGGATGCATATGGAAAATCTTTTCATGCTGATAGTGATGGGTGACATGCTGGGGATACCTGTGCTTCCCCCATATTACTCGCTGCGCCTGCTTCCTCACGTTGTGCCGCATGTGAAGACCTGGAAGAGGACGCTCTTGCGCGACCGGGACGTGACGGACAGGATGTTCGGAGGCTGAAGATATTCTAAAAGAAATTGTAGAGCGTCCTGGTATGAAATACCTGCTCTTCGCTGGTAAGGGCGGTCTCGGGAAGACCACTCTTTCAGCAATTACCGCACGATATCTCGCATCGAAAGGTAAGAAAGTCATAGTTTTTTCTACAGACCCGCAGGCATCTCTCACCGATGTATTCGAGCATGACCTTTTCGGGAAAGGTGAGGTGCAGCTTGCCCCGAACCTCTTTGCTCTTGAGATAGATGCGGACAGGGTGGTCTCGGAATACCAGGCAAGTGTCAGGAAAAAGATATTGGACATGTACGGTGAGGTCCCTGAGGAGATCGAAGACTATATTAAGAGCGCCTCAGCGCAGCCTGCCATGTCCGAAAGTGCCACCTTTGACAGTATGATTGAACTAATTATGGCAGGGAACTATGATTACTACATCTTCGACATGATGCCTCACGGGCATGCTATACGCTTCCTTTCCATGGCATCCCTTCTTGATGTCTGGATAAACAAAGTTGTGGACATAAGAAAGGATTCACAGGACGTGGATGAAAGGGTTAAGAGGATATCCGGCAAGAAGCAGGTATCTGAGGAAATGGGAATACTTGAGGAACTCCAGGATATCAAGAACAGACTTGGCTTTATGGCAAAGATCATAGGCGGGCGTGATACAACTGCCCTCTTTTATGTGGTTATCCCTGAACAGATGGCTATCCTTGATACCGAGATAGCGATCAAGGAATTCAGGAAATTCGGGATCGAACTTTCCGGGATCATCGTGAACCAGGTGTATCCGCGCGAGCTACTGAATGACCCGAATGTGCCCGATTTCCTGAAGAGCAGGGTCAAAATGCAGCAGGGAAATATGGAGACAATACACAAGAAATTTGGCGGCAGGATAGTGGCGGAGGTCCCGATGATGGACCGCGAGCCCAAAGGACTTTTGACGCTAGAAAAGACTGCGGGTATAGTGTATGGGTGAAAAAGATGAATAAACTCACTGAAGGAAAAGCCAAATACGTTTTTTTCGGGGGTAAAGGCGGAGTGGGTAAAACAGTAATGGCTTCGGCAACAGCCATCTACCTTGCATCGTGGGGCAAAAAAACACTCCTTTGCAGCACGAATCCGGTGCATAGCCTCTCAAGCTGCTTCGGACAGCAATTTATTGGGGGCGGTGAGGCGCCAGTCGAGGGATGCAGTAACCTCTTTGCACTTGAGATCGAAACAGGTGCGACAGTTGAGAAGTATCGCGAGAACACCCGCAGCAAGATTCTCGATTTCCTGAAATATGCAGACATACCGATAGATCCGACGCCTTTTATTGATGCTGCCATAACGAATCCTGCCTTTGAGGAATCCGCCATGTTCGACAACGTTGTGGACATCATACTCCAGAACAGGTATGATTACTATGTCTTTGACACTGCACCGGTTGCACATACCTATCGCCTTCTTGGAATGAGCAGGATGTACGACATATGGCTTGGGAAAATGATAAAGAGCAGGGAGGAGGCGTTATGTCTCAAAAAATCCCTTTCTTTCAAAAAGGAAAAAAAAGAGGTTTGTGATCCAATGGTCGAAGGCCTTCTGGAATCCAGACGTAAAACAGAGGAGATAAGGAAGATCATAACGGATCCGGCCCTCACCGCTTTCTATTTTGTCACGCTTCCGCTGGCGCTTCCCATCTCTGTGGTGGAGAGGTTCATTTACTGGGTAAGAGCATTCCAGATTCCCGTCGGCGGGGTGATAGTTAACCAGGTCATGCCGCTCTCGGACTCAAGCTCATCTTTCATCGTGAACAAACAGGCCGAGCAGAAGCATTATCTTGAGCTCATTGATAGAAAGTTCGGGGCTCTTGTTATCGCAAAGATACCGATGTTCGAGGGAGAGATAAGGGGAGTGGATATGCTGAAAAAGGTTCTGAAATGAATCTAATTTGAGTTGATACATATTTATTTAGGGTTCTGTCAGGTTATCGGTTGGTTGAGGGGGTGTAAAGTTTAAGGACATAATAGCTCAG of Candidatus Methanoperedens sp. contains these proteins:
- a CDS encoding FprA family A-type flavoprotein: MNMAKIELTDGVYWVGVVDWNLRDFHGYTTPRGGTYNAYLIVDEKVALVDTVKHGFAGEMIERIKEIIDPSKIDYIVSNHVEMDHSGSLPEIMKIATNAQVIATEKGKEGLVRHYRANWNFRTVKTGDELTLGKKTLTFITAPMLHWPDSMFTYMKEDKILLSNDGFGQHLASSFRFDEDLCSLLGYECDTVMDEAAKYYANILMPFAGIILKKIEEIQKLGIEIKMIAPSHGMIWTNPGKIIDAYLKWAQGISKQKVLIIYDTMWSSTEIMANEILRGVADSGVEAALFHLRKNDWSEIVKEVLEARAIIIGSPTLNNGMFPTVGGFLTYLMGLRPKNKLWATFGSYGWAGGAVKAVNEKLKSSGYEPVESLEVIFRPDEQDMAKCYALGQKIASMVKTNSSF
- a CDS encoding ArsA family ATPase; the encoded protein is MNKLTEGKAKYVFFGGKGGVGKTVMASATAIYLASWGKKTLLCSTNPVHSLSSCFGQQFIGGGEAPVEGCSNLFALEIETGATVEKYRENTRSKILDFLKYADIPIDPTPFIDAAITNPAFEESAMFDNVVDIILQNRYDYYVFDTAPVAHTYRLLGMSRMYDIWLGKMIKSREEALCLKKSLSFKKEKKEVCDPMVEGLLESRRKTEEIRKIITDPALTAFYFVTLPLALPISVVERFIYWVRAFQIPVGGVIVNQVMPLSDSSSSFIVNKQAEQKHYLELIDRKFGALVIAKIPMFEGEIRGVDMLKKVLK
- a CDS encoding TRC40/GET3/ArsA family transport-energizing ATPase, encoding MKYLLFAGKGGLGKTTLSAITARYLASKGKKVIVFSTDPQASLTDVFEHDLFGKGEVQLAPNLFALEIDADRVVSEYQASVRKKILDMYGEVPEEIEDYIKSASAQPAMSESATFDSMIELIMAGNYDYYIFDMMPHGHAIRFLSMASLLDVWINKVVDIRKDSQDVDERVKRISGKKQVSEEMGILEELQDIKNRLGFMAKIIGGRDTTALFYVVIPEQMAILDTEIAIKEFRKFGIELSGIIVNQVYPRELLNDPNVPDFLKSRVKMQQGNMETIHKKFGGRIVAEVPMMDREPKGLLTLEKTAGIVYG